A single region of the Triticum dicoccoides isolate Atlit2015 ecotype Zavitan chromosome 2B, WEW_v2.0, whole genome shotgun sequence genome encodes:
- the LOC119362150 gene encoding acyl-[acyl-carrier-protein] desaturase 7, chloroplastic-like produces MATSWHPCPLARPWTRTKNDIGLQLTGITYCYWRCSRASAGGRIVADMSMNTTNCTAEPALLPQADAADPPTRVSKRSPRTGRGAAVAARHEEEGTDDEWLMYLEPAKLEVFDHLEPWAEANVVPLLKPAEVAWQPTDLLPDLASLGADGFHAACFDISARAAGLPDAHLVCLVGNMVTEEALPTYQSIPNRFEAVRDLTGSSGTAWARWIRGWSAEENRHGDVLNKYLFLSGRVDMRQVERTIHNLIQSGMVMNAARSPYHGFIYVAFQERATSISHGNTARRAKEYGDVALARICGAIAADEKRHELAYTRIVGKLFEIDPDGAVRALAYMMRRRIVMPASLMTDGRDGDLFAHYAAVAQQAGIYTASDYRSILEHLIKQWGVEELAAAELSDDGRRARDYVCALPQKIRRLEEKAHERKGQKTQPATSAPFSWIFDKPVNNTMG; encoded by the exons ATGGCGACGTCGTGGCATCCTTGTCCACTGGCCAGGCCATGGACCAGAACAAAGAATGATATAGGTCTCCAACTGACCGGCATCACCTACTGCTACTG GAGATGCAGTAGGGCCAGTGCAGGAGGAAGAATCGTGGCGGATATGAGTATGAACACCACCAACTGCACGGCAGAACCCGCCCTTCTACCCCAAGCTGATGCTGCCGACCCTCCTACTAGAGTTAGTAAGAGAAGCCCGCGCACTGGCCGTGGCGCCGCCGTTGCGGCTAGGCACGAAGAGGAGGGCACAGACGACGAGTGGCTCATGTACCTGGAGCCGGCGAAGCTAGAGGTGTTCGACCATCTGGAGCCTTGGGCGGAGGCGAACGTGGTGCCGCTCCTTAAGCCTGCGGAGGTGGCGTGGCAGCCGACGGACTTGCTGCCGGACCTGGCGTCGCTGGGCGCCGACGGCTTCCATGCGGCGTGCTTCGACATCAGCGCCCGCGCGGCCGGCCTGCCCGACGCGCACCTCGTGTGCCTCGTGGGGAACATGGTCACGGAGGAGGCACTGCCGACGTACCAGAGCATACCCAACCGCTTTGAGGCCGTGCGCGACCTCACCGGCTCCAGCGGCACTGCCTGGGCGCGATGGATCCGCGGCTGGTCTGCCGAGGAGAACCGCCACGGCGACGTGCTCAACAAGTACCTCTTCCTCTCCGGCCGCGTCGACATGCGGCAGGTCGAGAGGACCATCCACAACCTCATCCAGTCCGGCATGGTCATGAACGCTGCGCGGAGCCCCTACCACGGCTTCATCTACGTCGCCTTCCAGGAGCGTGCCACCTCCATCTCCCACGGCAACACAGCCCGTCGCGCCAAGGAGTACGGCGACGTGGCGCTCGCGCGCATATGCGGTGCCATCGCGGCTGACGAGAAGCGGCACGAGCTGGCCTACACGCGGATCGTGGGGAAGCTGTTCGAGATCGACCCGGACGGCGCCGTGCGCGCGCTGGCGTACATGATGCGCCGCCGGATCGTCATGCCGGCGTCCCTCATGACAGACGGCCGCGATGGTGACCTCTTCGCGCACTACGCGGCCGTGGCGCAGCAGGCCGGTATTTACACCGCCTCCGACTACCGTAGCATTTTGGAGCACCTGATAAAGCAGTGGGGTGTGGAAGAGCTGGCGGCGGCCGAACTCTCTGACGACGGGAGGCGTGCGCGGGACTACGTGTGCGCGTTGCCCCAAAAGATCCGCAGGTTGGAGGAAAAGGCTCACGAGCGCAAAGGCCAGAAAACCCAGCCTGCAACATCGGCCCCGTTTAGCTGGATCTTTGATAAGCCTGTCAACAACACCATGGGGTAA